A section of the Streptomyces sp. Je 1-369 genome encodes:
- a CDS encoding methyltransferase domain-containing protein, producing MTDRSTRPQDGSHAVVLGGSLAGLCAAAALAPHVARVTLVERDRYPDEPRWRRGVPQARHTHNLLGAGQRSLEVLFPGLLGELRDLGMVEVRMPQDMLLMVPGGWVDRFEGPHMVLSGSRDLLDWAVRRRLRQLSTVEILEETEAVGLVAGQGDTVRGVLLRDRRPGARADGGRPYEQRADLVVDATGRGSRAPAWLKELGYRTPDESVVDAGCAYSTCILEPAPGNTADWKCILLQSTPQEPRSGILNPIENGRWMVSVAGLGGERPPLDHAGFVDFAKGLRSTALYDAIRDAKPLGDVYGSGRTENRWRHFERLTRWPDRFLVLGDAVGAFNPAYGQGISVAGTSALVVRKALERAVTPGTGRIPDGLTGSLRKPIAGCVEAAWMLSGNADLAYPGASDGPLPLAARLGKRYTDRLLKVATTDRTVAMALLDMTHLLAPPRAVLRPRVLASVLRGPRNPPSPAAPLPAPARTGPPPTRGEPMTTESERMVKVYRKRAKRYDLTSNRLYLIGQRTMAYKHLALEQLALRPGDTVVDAGCGTGHNLPMLAEAVGPTGRVIGVDLTDAMLEQAEDRVRRAGLSQVSLVQADLTTYEYPENVRGISACFSLTLISEYAKVIERGYEALAPGGRWVVLDYRLPRWWPDRLIPALGPMIAPFGGDTSMVQRHPWEPIQEGAARHRVLTRYGGWVYVAVGEAAGSGARGRVEASG from the coding sequence ATGACCGACCGCAGCACCCGTCCACAGGACGGCAGTCACGCCGTCGTCCTCGGCGGCAGCCTCGCCGGACTCTGCGCGGCCGCCGCGCTGGCCCCGCACGTGGCGCGGGTCACGCTCGTGGAGCGCGACCGCTACCCGGACGAACCGCGGTGGCGCCGCGGCGTGCCCCAGGCCCGCCACACCCACAACCTGCTGGGCGCCGGGCAGCGCTCCCTCGAAGTGCTCTTCCCCGGCCTCCTCGGCGAACTGCGTGACCTGGGCATGGTCGAGGTCCGCATGCCGCAGGACATGCTGCTCATGGTGCCGGGCGGCTGGGTGGACCGCTTCGAGGGCCCCCACATGGTCCTGTCCGGCTCGCGCGACCTCCTCGACTGGGCCGTCCGGCGCCGCCTGCGGCAGCTGTCCACGGTGGAGATCCTGGAGGAGACGGAGGCGGTCGGCCTCGTGGCCGGACAGGGCGACACGGTCCGCGGCGTACTGCTCCGCGACCGGCGTCCCGGGGCGCGCGCAGACGGGGGCCGGCCGTACGAGCAGCGGGCCGACCTGGTCGTGGACGCCACCGGCCGCGGTTCCCGTGCCCCGGCCTGGCTCAAGGAGCTCGGCTACCGCACGCCCGACGAGAGCGTCGTCGACGCCGGCTGCGCCTACTCCACGTGCATTCTGGAGCCCGCTCCGGGGAACACCGCCGACTGGAAGTGCATCCTGCTCCAGTCCACACCGCAGGAGCCCCGTTCGGGCATCCTCAACCCCATCGAGAACGGCCGCTGGATGGTCTCCGTGGCAGGGCTCGGCGGCGAGCGTCCGCCGCTCGACCACGCGGGCTTCGTCGACTTCGCCAAAGGCCTGCGCAGCACTGCCCTGTACGACGCGATCCGCGACGCGAAGCCTCTCGGTGACGTGTACGGCTCGGGCCGTACGGAGAATCGCTGGCGCCACTTCGAGCGGCTGACGCGCTGGCCCGACCGCTTCCTCGTGCTCGGCGACGCCGTGGGCGCCTTCAACCCGGCCTACGGGCAGGGTATTTCCGTCGCCGGTACGAGTGCGCTCGTGGTGCGCAAGGCCCTGGAGCGGGCCGTAACGCCTGGCACCGGCCGGATCCCGGACGGTCTGACCGGCTCCCTGCGCAAGCCGATCGCGGGCTGTGTGGAGGCCGCGTGGATGCTGTCGGGCAACGCCGATCTGGCGTACCCGGGGGCCTCTGACGGTCCACTGCCGCTCGCCGCACGGCTCGGCAAGCGCTACACCGACCGGCTCCTGAAGGTGGCGACCACCGACCGGACCGTTGCCATGGCCCTGCTCGACATGACGCACCTGCTGGCCCCGCCCCGGGCCGTACTCAGGCCGAGGGTGCTGGCCTCGGTCCTGCGCGGCCCCAGAAACCCGCCGTCCCCGGCCGCCCCGCTCCCCGCCCCCGCCCGGACCGGCCCGCCGCCCACCCGAGGAGAGCCCATGACCACCGAGTCCGAACGCATGGTGAAGGTCTACCGCAAGCGAGCCAAACGCTACGACCTCACCTCCAACCGCCTCTACCTCATCGGCCAGCGCACGATGGCCTACAAACACCTGGCGCTGGAGCAGCTGGCGTTGCGCCCCGGCGACACGGTCGTCGACGCGGGCTGCGGCACGGGCCACAACCTGCCGATGCTCGCCGAGGCCGTGGGGCCGACCGGCCGGGTGATCGGCGTGGACCTCACCGACGCCATGCTGGAACAGGCGGAGGACCGGGTACGGCGCGCCGGACTGTCCCAAGTCTCCCTGGTCCAGGCCGATCTGACGACGTACGAGTACCCGGAGAACGTCCGCGGGATCTCCGCCTGCTTCTCGCTGACCCTCATCAGCGAGTACGCCAAGGTGATCGAGCGCGGCTACGAGGCACTCGCTCCCGGCGGGCGCTGGGTGGTCCTCGACTACCGGCTGCCGCGCTGGTGGCCGGACCGGCTCATCCCCGCGCTCGGCCCGATGATCGCCCCGTTCGGCGGCGACACCAGTATGGTCCAGCGCCATCCGTGGGAACCGATCCAGGAGGGCGCCGCCCGCCACCGCGTGCTGACCCGGTACGGCGGCTGGGTGTACGTCGCGGTCGGCGAGGCCGCCGGGTCAGGTGCGCGCGGGCGGGTCGAGGCGTCGGGCTGA